One stretch of Cellulomonas wangsupingiae DNA includes these proteins:
- the yidD gene encoding membrane protein insertion efficiency factor YidD, producing MNLREVWTTVRRLPGGVLLGLLWVYQHLISPLRPPTCRFYPSCSQYAVIAVRRHGALRGAWLAVRRVARCHPWNPGGVDDVPPSRDDHHSLDAASAAH from the coding sequence ATGAACCTGCGCGAGGTGTGGACGACGGTCCGGCGGCTGCCGGGCGGCGTGCTCCTCGGGCTGCTGTGGGTCTACCAGCACCTGATCTCGCCGCTGAGGCCGCCGACGTGCCGGTTCTACCCGTCGTGCTCCCAGTACGCGGTCATCGCGGTGCGGCGCCACGGTGCGCTGCGCGGGGCGTGGCTCGCGGTGCGCCGGGTGGCGCGCTGCCACCCCTGGAACCCCGGTGGTGTCGACGACGTTCCTCCGTCGCGCGACGACCACCACTCGCTCGACGCGGCCTCCGCCGCGCACTGA
- the rnpA gene encoding ribonuclease P protein component yields MLPAAHRMRRSADFQQAVRRGARGGRDTLVVHLTTTTDPGPPAVGLVVSKAVGNAVTRNRVKRRLRALVTARLDALPAGSLLVVRAQAAAAGATSSRLAQDLDAALAGAGRRLARRQDG; encoded by the coding sequence GTGCTCCCCGCAGCGCACCGGATGCGCCGCTCTGCCGACTTCCAGCAGGCGGTGCGTCGGGGCGCGCGCGGGGGCCGCGACACCCTCGTCGTCCACCTGACGACCACGACCGACCCCGGCCCGCCGGCGGTCGGTCTCGTCGTGTCCAAGGCGGTCGGCAACGCCGTGACGCGCAACCGGGTCAAGCGACGTCTCCGGGCGCTCGTGACGGCGCGGCTGGACGCGCTCCCGGCCGGTTCCCTGCTGGTCGTCCGGGCCCAGGCCGCGGCGGCCGGTGCCACCTCGAGCCGGCTGGCGCAGGACCTCGACGCGGCCCTGGCCGGCGCCGGGCGTCGGCTCGCGCGTCGGCAGGACGGGTAG
- the rpmH gene encoding 50S ribosomal protein L34 gives MTKRTFQPNNRRRAKTHGFRLRMRTRAGRAILAARRRKGRTELSA, from the coding sequence GTGACCAAGCGCACCTTCCAGCCGAACAACCGGCGCCGGGCCAAGACCCACGGCTTCCGTCTGCGCATGCGCACGCGCGCCGGCCGCGCCATCCTCGCGGCGCGTCGCCGCAAGGGGCGCACCGAGCTCTCGGCCTGA